A single genomic interval of Asinibacterium sp. OR53 harbors:
- a CDS encoding thymidine kinase, which yields MFIEPIISGEKRGWIEVICGSMFSGKTEELIRRLKRARIANLKVEIFKPALDTRYDETQVVSHDANTIQSTPIDNSQTILLLAQDVDVVGIDEAQFFDNEITTVCETLALRGIRVIVAGLDMDYTGRPFGQMPDLLAIADFITKLHAICVKCGSLANISFRKTTQDSQVLLGEKETYEPRCRKCAHEK from the coding sequence ATGTTCATAGAACCCATCATATCAGGTGAAAAAAGAGGCTGGATTGAGGTGATTTGCGGCAGTATGTTCAGCGGAAAAACGGAGGAGCTTATCCGGAGACTCAAAAGGGCCCGCATTGCCAATCTCAAAGTCGAAATATTCAAACCCGCCCTTGATACCCGATATGATGAAACGCAGGTGGTTAGCCACGACGCCAATACCATCCAGTCAACCCCCATCGATAACTCCCAGACCATCCTTCTCCTGGCCCAGGACGTGGATGTGGTAGGCATTGATGAGGCCCAGTTTTTCGACAACGAGATCACAACTGTTTGTGAAACCCTGGCTTTGCGGGGTATCCGCGTCATTGTTGCCGGGCTGGACATGGACTACACGGGGCGTCCTTTCGGACAAATGCCCGACCTGCTTGCCATCGCCGACTTTATTACCAAACTGCATGCCATTTGTGTCAAATGCGGTAGCCTGGCCAATATTTCTTTCCGGAAAACAACGCAAGACAGTCAGGTATTATTGGGCGAAAAAGAAACTTATGAACCCCGGTGCCGCAAATGTGCCCATGAAAAATAG
- a CDS encoding IS1595 family transposase, which yields MNFKNLQQLFDTFKDEDTCKKYLEQQRWGDSPECPFCGCSKVYRTSRGYRCGDKFCDKKFSVTVGTIYENSKISLRTWFAAVYLFTSSKKGISSLQLGRQLGVTQKTAWFMLHRIREMLRAKAPQMLKTEVQIDETYVGGKEKNKHLSKRKVKPEGVGRTDDKTPVFGIVETGGKIVVQVSEWVTKKNAKELIDTYVEKGSTMVTDSYSMYAFLSKENNFTHVVIDHSKGQYVNGKFHTNGVENFWSLLKRGLYGIYHQVSPQHLQRYCDEFAARYNTRRIADNERFDVSLQNSEGRLTYNRLIGK from the coding sequence ATGAATTTCAAGAACCTACAGCAGCTTTTCGACACTTTCAAGGATGAAGATACCTGCAAAAAGTATTTGGAGCAGCAAAGATGGGGCGATTCGCCTGAATGCCCCTTTTGTGGCTGCTCTAAGGTTTACAGGACGAGCCGCGGATATCGTTGTGGGGATAAATTCTGTGATAAGAAGTTCTCCGTAACAGTAGGCACAATCTATGAAAACAGCAAAATAAGCCTTAGAACTTGGTTTGCAGCCGTATATCTGTTCACCTCTTCAAAGAAAGGTATCAGTTCTTTGCAATTAGGGCGTCAATTGGGGGTAACTCAAAAGACAGCGTGGTTTATGTTACACCGTATCCGTGAAATGCTACGAGCAAAAGCCCCGCAAATGCTCAAAACCGAAGTTCAGATTGATGAAACCTATGTGGGTGGTAAAGAGAAAAACAAGCATTTAAGTAAACGCAAGGTAAAGCCCGAAGGTGTAGGCCGGACGGACGATAAAACCCCTGTATTCGGTATTGTTGAAACTGGTGGTAAGATTGTGGTACAGGTTTCTGAATGGGTAACCAAAAAGAATGCAAAGGAATTGATCGACACCTATGTAGAGAAGGGCAGCACTATGGTAACAGATTCTTACAGTATGTATGCTTTCCTTTCTAAGGAAAATAACTTTACCCATGTGGTTATTGACCATAGCAAAGGACAGTATGTAAATGGTAAGTTCCACACCAATGGAGTAGAGAACTTCTGGAGCCTCCTGAAACGTGGCTTGTACGGTATTTACCATCAAGTAAGCCCGCAGCACCTACAGAGGTATTGCGATGAATTTGCAGCACGGTATAATACCCGTAGAATAGCAGATAATGAAAGATTTGATGTCAGCTTGCAGAACAGTGAGGGAAGATTAACGTATAACCGTTTAATTGGCAAATAA
- a CDS encoding Glu/Leu/Phe/Val dehydrogenase — translation MSEQKPYSFFQSVERSFDKAAKFTRWEKGVLEQIKACNSVYSMRFPVKMDDGSIEVIEAYRVQHSQHKSPCKGGIRFSEEVNQDEVMALASLMTYKCAIVNVPFGGGKGGIKINPRKHSVYELEKITRRYTSELVKKNFIGPGIDVPAPDYGTGEREMAWIVDTYTSLKPGEIDAAGCVTGKPVSQGGVRGRKEATGLGVFFGIREVCSMPDVMGKLGLATGVEGKTVVVQGLGNVGYHSARFFREHGSKVIAIAEYEGAIYSEKGLNEEEVFQHRKKTGSILNFPGAQNLQSSNEALELACDILIPAALENVINAGNAARVKAKIIGEAANGPLTPEADEILVANGTLVVPDMYLNAGGVTVSYFEWLKNLSHVRYGRMEKRFTENMNSHILSQIEVLTDKKVTEAERSFILHGPEEVDLVHSGLEETMIAATREIMDIWKANPAIPDMRTAAYVCAINKVGTSYAELGIFP, via the coding sequence ATGTCAGAACAAAAACCGTACAGCTTCTTTCAAAGCGTTGAAAGGAGTTTTGATAAAGCGGCCAAATTTACCCGATGGGAGAAGGGGGTGCTGGAACAGATCAAAGCCTGTAACAGCGTGTACAGTATGCGTTTCCCTGTTAAGATGGATGATGGAAGTATTGAAGTGATCGAAGCGTACCGGGTGCAACACTCACAGCATAAATCGCCTTGCAAAGGTGGTATCCGTTTCAGCGAAGAAGTGAACCAGGATGAAGTGATGGCGCTGGCGTCGCTCATGACTTATAAATGCGCTATCGTGAATGTTCCGTTCGGTGGAGGTAAAGGAGGCATCAAGATCAACCCGCGCAAGCACAGTGTGTATGAACTGGAAAAGATCACAAGACGTTATACGAGTGAACTGGTAAAGAAAAATTTCATCGGACCAGGCATTGATGTACCGGCTCCCGATTACGGAACCGGTGAAAGAGAAATGGCCTGGATCGTAGATACCTATACTTCATTGAAACCCGGTGAGATCGATGCAGCCGGCTGTGTAACCGGTAAACCCGTTTCGCAAGGCGGGGTAAGGGGACGAAAAGAAGCAACAGGCCTGGGTGTGTTCTTCGGTATCAGAGAAGTGTGCAGCATGCCGGATGTAATGGGTAAACTCGGACTCGCCACCGGTGTGGAAGGAAAAACAGTAGTAGTTCAGGGATTGGGTAATGTAGGATACCATTCTGCCAGGTTTTTCCGCGAACACGGATCCAAAGTGATAGCCATTGCCGAATACGAAGGCGCCATTTACAGTGAGAAAGGATTGAATGAAGAAGAAGTATTCCAGCACCGTAAAAAAACAGGCTCCATACTCAATTTCCCCGGAGCACAAAACCTGCAAAGCAGCAATGAAGCCCTCGAACTGGCTTGCGATATATTGATACCGGCGGCATTGGAAAATGTGATCAATGCCGGCAATGCGGCGCGTGTGAAAGCGAAGATCATTGGTGAAGCAGCCAATGGCCCGCTTACACCCGAAGCGGATGAAATACTCGTAGCCAATGGAACCTTGGTGGTACCCGATATGTACCTGAATGCAGGCGGTGTAACCGTTTCTTATTTTGAATGGCTGAAGAACCTGAGCCATGTACGTTATGGCCGGATGGAAAAAAGGTTCACCGAGAATATGAACAGCCATATTCTGAGCCAAATTGAGGTGCTCACCGATAAAAAAGTTACGGAAGCAGAACGTTCATTTATTTTGCATGGTCCGGAAGAGGTAGACCTGGTACACAGCGGACTGGAAGAAACCATGATCGCTGCTACGCGTGAGATCATGGATATCTGGAAAGCTAACCCTGCTATTCCGGATATGCGCACGGCGGCGTATGTTTGCGCCATTAATAAAGTGGGTACGTCGTATGCGGAGCTGGGTATCTTTCCTTAG
- a CDS encoding CcmD family protein yields MNKFTRIFLVLTMMMVSVITHAQTTVPNEPNDFMHSNGRIYVVVAVVLTILLGMFVYLFMLDKKISQMEKK; encoded by the coding sequence ATGAATAAGTTCACAAGAATATTCCTGGTATTAACAATGATGATGGTATCGGTAATTACACATGCACAGACTACCGTTCCGAACGAACCCAACGATTTCATGCACAGCAATGGCAGGATCTATGTGGTGGTTGCCGTAGTATTGACCATATTACTCGGCATGTTCGTATACCTCTTTATGCTGGATAAAAAGATTTCGCAGATGGAGAAAAAATAA
- a CDS encoding P63C domain-containing protein, which produces MRKKTNNKVLEAKFGSADKPLIIGEIEIPCYVLEDGRRVIVQRGLYKALGVTQGGSRDKYKEYGGAARLVRFLDQNNLITLISTGLDVLLNPIVFSVNKTDHYGYEATLLQEIVRAVSKAYLRGELSERNQTIGQNAEILDDAFAKVGIIALVDEVTGYQELREKNALQEFLSKFIREERGIYIKTYPDEFFEAIFKMRNLNWSLANKGKKPQYIGHYINNYVYSRIAPNVLTELRTINPKDESGKRKAKHTQHIDIDYGHPMLKEHLKALTLFAKAAGYNWANWERMVNRALPKFESDGSQVQELDFDDI; this is translated from the coding sequence ATGAGAAAGAAAACTAACAATAAAGTATTAGAAGCGAAATTCGGTTCTGCCGACAAACCGCTTATAATTGGAGAAATTGAAATACCCTGTTATGTATTGGAGGATGGAAGACGCGTAATTGTACAACGTGGGTTATATAAGGCGTTAGGGGTTACACAAGGTGGTTCTAGGGATAAATACAAGGAATATGGGGGTGCTGCCCGATTGGTAAGATTTTTAGACCAAAACAATCTTATTACATTGATTAGCACTGGTTTAGATGTGCTGCTCAACCCTATAGTGTTTAGTGTTAATAAAACAGATCACTATGGGTATGAGGCAACACTACTTCAAGAAATAGTTAGGGCAGTTTCTAAGGCTTATTTGCGAGGGGAACTAAGTGAAAGAAACCAAACAATTGGACAAAATGCTGAAATACTTGATGATGCTTTTGCAAAGGTGGGTATTATCGCATTAGTTGACGAGGTTACAGGATACCAAGAATTGAGAGAAAAAAATGCCTTGCAGGAATTCTTATCAAAGTTTATTAGGGAGGAAAGAGGCATCTATATAAAGACATACCCAGATGAGTTTTTTGAAGCAATTTTTAAAATGCGAAATCTTAATTGGTCCTTGGCTAACAAAGGGAAAAAGCCTCAATATATTGGTCATTACATAAACAATTACGTCTATTCTAGGATTGCACCTAATGTCTTAACAGAATTGAGAACTATAAATCCTAAAGATGAGAGCGGCAAAAGAAAGGCTAAACACACACAGCATATTGATATTGATTATGGACACCCAATGCTAAAGGAGCACTTAAAAGCATTAACCCTGTTTGCTAAGGCAGCAGGTTATAATTGGGCTAATTGGGAAAGAATGGTAAACCGCGCGCTTCCAAAATTTGAATCAGACGGAAGCCAAGTTCAGGAACTAGATTTCGATGATATATAA
- a CDS encoding AMP nucleosidase, whose amino-acid sequence MKTKEEIVENWLPRYTGEKLKNFGQYILLTNFSNYVTLFAKWNNVKVVGHDKPMQCATANGITIINFGMGSPGAATIMDLLTAIEPQAVLFLGKCGGLKKRNKLGDLILPIAAIRGEGTSGDYFPPEVPAMPAFALQKAVSTTIRDYKVDYWTGTVYTTNRRVWEHDDDFKGYLTKVRAYAIDMETATIFTVGFYNKIPTGALLLVSDQPMIPDGVKTEASDKKVTTDYVEKHLKIGIDSLKQLINKGLTVRHLRF is encoded by the coding sequence ATGAAGACGAAAGAAGAGATTGTTGAGAACTGGCTGCCGCGTTATACGGGTGAGAAGCTGAAGAATTTTGGCCAATACATATTACTCACCAATTTCAGTAATTATGTAACACTTTTTGCCAAATGGAATAATGTAAAAGTAGTGGGGCACGATAAACCCATGCAGTGTGCTACCGCCAATGGTATTACCATCATCAACTTCGGCATGGGCAGTCCCGGTGCTGCCACCATCATGGACCTGCTCACGGCCATCGAGCCCCAGGCTGTGTTGTTCCTGGGCAAATGCGGCGGACTGAAGAAAAGAAATAAACTCGGCGACCTGATCCTCCCCATCGCAGCCATCAGGGGTGAGGGTACATCCGGTGATTATTTTCCACCCGAAGTGCCGGCCATGCCTGCCTTTGCCCTGCAAAAAGCGGTCTCCACCACGATACGTGATTACAAAGTGGATTACTGGACGGGCACCGTATACACTACCAACCGCCGCGTATGGGAGCACGATGATGATTTCAAAGGATACCTTACCAAAGTGCGTGCTTATGCCATTGACATGGAAACGGCTACCATCTTTACAGTAGGTTTCTATAATAAAATTCCCACAGGGGCTCTGTTACTGGTGAGTGATCAACCCATGATTCCCGATGGTGTGAAAACAGAAGCCAGTGATAAGAAAGTAACGACAGACTATGTAGAGAAGCACCTGAAGATTGGTATCGACTCATTGAAGCAGTTGATCAACAAAGGGCTTACTGTGCGTCACCTGCGGTTTTAA
- a CDS encoding heme exporter protein CcmB gives MNPGAANVPMKNSHPILSLVKKDLLLEFRQQYTLYGILLYVASTIFVVYLSMGEPEDKVWNGLFWVIQLFVCVNAVAKSFLQESRGRMLYFYSIAGPRDFILSKLLFNLLLMLAMSLLSLGVFTVLLGNPIQKMPAFIGIACLGGMSLGLVFTFLAAIAAKAQQQSALMAIMGFPIIIPQLLLLMKIANAAFSDVVQGGFWQMVVLLVALDLMVVALAVILFPFLWKD, from the coding sequence ATGAACCCCGGTGCCGCAAATGTGCCCATGAAAAATAGTCACCCCATATTATCGCTGGTTAAAAAAGACCTGCTGCTGGAATTCAGGCAGCAGTACACCCTCTATGGCATCCTGTTATATGTAGCTTCTACCATATTTGTTGTGTACTTATCGATGGGAGAACCGGAAGACAAAGTATGGAATGGGCTTTTCTGGGTGATCCAATTGTTTGTATGCGTGAATGCCGTTGCCAAAAGCTTTTTGCAGGAAAGCCGGGGCCGTATGTTGTATTTTTATTCGATAGCAGGTCCGCGCGATTTCATATTATCCAAACTACTCTTCAACCTGCTGCTCATGTTGGCCATGAGCCTGCTGAGCCTGGGCGTGTTTACAGTGTTGTTGGGCAATCCCATTCAAAAGATGCCTGCTTTTATTGGTATCGCCTGCCTGGGGGGCATGAGCCTGGGGCTGGTATTCACTTTCCTCGCGGCGATCGCCGCCAAAGCCCAGCAGCAATCGGCCCTGATGGCCATCATGGGTTTCCCCATCATCATTCCTCAATTATTATTGCTCATGAAAATAGCCAATGCCGCATTCTCGGATGTAGTGCAGGGCGGCTTCTGGCAAATGGTAGTATTGTTGGTAGCGCTCGACCTGATGGTGGTAGCGCTGGCGGTGATTTTGTTTCCTTTTCTCTGGAAAGATTAA
- the ccsA gene encoding cytochrome c biogenesis protein CcsA — protein MIRKSWWKILAFVLLIYTCSVGFLVKVPSPPGVPLHQTIRNLFFHVPMWIAMMVCFTVSVVYAIKYLNKPDVTADIYSIEFARTGAFFGVLGLLTGMIWASSQWGKAWSSDPKQNGAAIGVLIYFAYFVVRGSLHDEEKRARIGAVYNIFAFFMLFPTIWILPRLTESLHPGGQGSEGNPGLNPKDSSPAMRSVMYPAFIGWTLLGVWITTLRIRVQLIQQKRLAHE, from the coding sequence ATGATTCGCAAATCCTGGTGGAAGATTCTGGCATTCGTACTGCTTATTTATACCTGCTCGGTCGGTTTTTTGGTGAAAGTGCCTTCCCCGCCGGGCGTGCCGCTTCACCAGACCATCCGCAACCTTTTTTTCCATGTGCCCATGTGGATAGCCATGATGGTGTGTTTCACCGTTTCAGTAGTGTACGCCATCAAATACTTGAACAAGCCGGATGTAACGGCAGACATCTATTCAATAGAATTTGCAAGAACGGGGGCTTTCTTTGGCGTACTGGGGTTGCTCACTGGTATGATCTGGGCTAGCTCCCAATGGGGCAAAGCCTGGAGTAGCGACCCGAAACAGAATGGGGCGGCCATTGGTGTGCTGATCTATTTTGCTTATTTCGTGGTACGCGGCAGCCTGCATGATGAAGAAAAACGCGCACGTATAGGAGCGGTATATAACATATTTGCCTTTTTCATGCTATTCCCTACAATTTGGATACTGCCCAGGTTAACGGAAAGCCTGCATCCGGGGGGACAGGGAAGTGAAGGGAACCCCGGACTCAATCCCAAAGACAGCTCACCCGCCATGCGCAGCGTGATGTATCCGGCTTTTATCGGATGGACATTACTGGGCGTATGGATCACCACCCTGCGGATCCGCGTTCAACTCATTCAACAAAAAAGACTGGCTCATGAATAA
- a CDS encoding type I restriction enzyme HsdR N-terminal domain-containing protein, whose product MMKITYPSYDFRIKEEAGKEWVFDPIRKQWVRLTPEEWVRQHFLQYLVQEKKYPASLIAVEKEIELGELKKRFDIVVYKDQVPWMVIECKDTTTSLTEAVFRQALHYNIVLKAPFIVVTNGSYTQGYLVENGRLAELEALPPY is encoded by the coding sequence ATGATGAAAATAACTTATCCTTCATACGATTTCAGGATCAAAGAAGAAGCCGGGAAAGAATGGGTATTCGACCCCATTCGCAAGCAATGGGTACGCCTCACGCCGGAAGAATGGGTAAGACAACATTTTCTTCAATACCTGGTACAGGAAAAAAAATATCCTGCTTCACTGATTGCAGTTGAAAAAGAAATTGAACTGGGTGAACTCAAAAAACGATTCGATATTGTAGTGTACAAAGACCAGGTTCCCTGGATGGTGATCGAATGCAAGGATACCACCACGTCTCTCACCGAAGCCGTATTCCGGCAAGCCCTCCATTATAATATTGTGTTGAAAGCGCCTTTCATTGTTGTAACAAACGGCAGCTATACGCAGGGATATCTTGTTGAAAACGGCCGCTTAGCAGAACTGGAAGCGCTGCCTCCTTATTAA